From a region of the Canis lupus dingo isolate Sandy chromosome 5, ASM325472v2, whole genome shotgun sequence genome:
- the PHAF1 gene encoding phagosome assembly factor 1, which produces MLDLEVVPERSLGNEQWEFTLGMPLAQAVAILQKHCRIIKNVQVLYSEQSPLSHDLILNLTQDGIKLLFDAFNQRLKVIEVYDLTKVKLKYCGVHFNSQAIAPTIEQIDQSFGATHPGVYNSAEQLFHLNFRGLSFSFQLDSWTEAPKYEPNFAHGLASLQIPHGATVKRMYIYSGNSLQDTKAPVMPLSCFLGNVYAESVDVLRDGTGPSGLRLRLLAAGCGPGLLADAKMRVFERSVYFGDSCQDVLSVLGSPHKVFYKSEDKMKIHSPSPHKQVPSKCNDYFFNYFTLGVDILFDANTHKVKKFVLHTNYPGHYNFNIYHRCEFKIPLAIKKENADGQTETCTTYSKWDNIQELLGHPVEKPVVLHRSSSPNNTNPFGSTFCFGLQRMIFEVMQNNHIASVTLYGPPRPGAHLRTAELP; this is translated from the exons ATGCTGGATCTGGAGGTGGTGCCCGAGCGCTCTCTGGGGAATGAGCAATGGGAATTCACGCTGG GAATGCCTCTGGCTCAGGCAGTAGCCATTCTTCAGAAGCACTGTCGCATCATCAAAAATGTCCAGGTTCTCTACAGCGAACAG tctCCTCTAAGCCATGACCTCATCCTTAACCTGACTCAGGATGGAATCAAACTGCTGTTTGATGCTTTCAATCAGAGACTTAAG gtgatTGAAGTATATGACTTGACTAAAGTAAAGTTAAAATATTG TGGAGTGCATTTTAACTCTCAGGCCATAGCTCCCACCATTGAGCAGATTGACCAGTCTTTTGGTGCAACCCATCCTGGAG TGTATAACTCCGCTGAGCAGCTCTTCCACCTCAACTTCAGAGGACTATCTTTCTCTTTCCAGTTAGACTCGTGGACTGAGGCTCCCAAGTATGAG CCCAATTTTGCCCATGGCCTGGCTTCTCTCCAGATACCCCACGGAGCGACTGTGAAACGAATGTACATCTACAGTGGAAACAGCCTGCAGGATACCAA GGCTCCCGTAATGCCCCTGAGCTGTTTCCTTGGCAATGTGTATGCTGAGAGTGTGGATGTTCTTCGAGATGGAACTGGACCCTCAGGTTTACGACTTCGGCTACTTGCTGCAG GTTGTGGACCTGGCCTATTAGCAGATGCCAAGATGCGGGTATTTGAACGTTCAGTATATTTTGGCGATTCTTGCCAAGATGTTCTTAGTGTGCTTGGCTCTCCGCACAAGGTCTTCTATAAGTCAGAAGACAAG aTGAAAATTCATTCTCCTTCCCCTCATAAACAAGTTCCATCCAAGTGCAATGACTACTTTTTTAACTACTTCACTCTTGGAGTG GATATCCTCTTTGATGCAAATACACACAAAGTGAAGAAGTTTGTCCTACACACCAATTACCCTGggcattataattttaatat TTATCACCGCTGTGAGTTCAAGATCCCACTAGCCATAAAGAAAG AAAATGCAGATGGTCAGACAGAAACATGTACAACCTACAGCAAG TGGGACAACATCCAGGAGCTCCTGGGCCACCCTGTGGAGAAGCCTGTTGTCCTGCACAG GTCCTCCTCCCCAAACAATACCAACCCATTTGGCTCCACATTCTGCTTTGGTCTTCAGCGGATGATCTTTGAG GTCATGCAGAATAACCATATTGCCTCGGTGACCCTGTATGGCCCCCCCAGGCCTGGTGCCCACCTGAGAACAGCAGAGCTCCCCTAA